Within the Natranaeroarchaeum sulfidigenes genome, the region CGGACAGTGTGGTGACCAGAACGAGCGCTAACGCGAGCGCAAACAGCCACCAGCCGACCCGTTCAGGCCCGCCTGCGTCCGAACGCCAGCGCATACGGTGTATTACTTCGGTTCGAGCACGTATAGACGGCGTTGGCAAACGCTTTTTACCCGACCGGTGGTCGAACCGACGACCCCACGATTGACGGTTCTCGTCGCACAATCGGTGAGTACCCGGGCCGTCGTCTGCGGCGTATACTGCTAGCGCAGGAGGAACGGTAGCCGCTCGGTTCGGGGTCTTGCGTCGAATCCAGCGACAGGAACGTGCTACTCGGCGTCGGCGTTCTTTTTCACTTCGGTGACCATGACGTCCCAGTCGGGATGCTCGTCGCCGTTTCGACAGTCCCACCCGCCTTCGACCTCGACGTCGTTGGCGTCGGCTTTGCGGAGCAGCGACGCGAGTGCAGCCTGAAATTCCCCTTCCGAGATGATCGCAGATTCGGTTCGATCCATCAGTTGATACCCTCGGCTATGTCAGCTGCTGGTCCCTCGTCGGGCGGCGTGAGATCGACGATCCCGTCGGTCGAGACGGAGATCTCGTAGCCCTCGAACTCAAAGGACACGTTCGTATCGTCATCTGCGTGGTCGACCACATCATTCAACGCATCGGTGTCTACCGAGTACTGAATCGGTTCTAGCTCGATCGGGTCGACATCTAACACGCTCGAAAGCGAACTCACGACGGCCATATCTGCCGAACACGTCTCGCGGTCGTACCGGGCACGATAGCTCTGTGACTGGCGCGAAAACTCCAGTGACTGCAGTCGACACCCGTTCCATGTCTTGCTCATAACAAGTGGTTTAGTCGGCTTGAGCGTTTGAAATTGAGCACTGACTATACAGAATCTATATAAGTAAATCAGCACGCTACTCCGTCATCAGTGTGGCGTCGATAAGCCGTCGATGGCCGCGCCTGAGCCGTGAGGACAGGGATTGCTGGGCGATACCGAGTTCGTCGGCGATCTCCTCGAGCGAGGCGGTCCGGGGCGAATCGAAGTAGCCCCGTTCGAAGGCCA harbors:
- a CDS encoding HalOD1 output domain-containing protein, with the protein product MSKTWNGCRLQSLEFSRQSQSYRARYDRETCSADMAVVSSLSSVLDVDPIELEPIQYSVDTDALNDVVDHADDDTNVSFEFEGYEISVSTDGIVDLTPPDEGPAADIAEGIN